The following coding sequences are from one Streptomyces venezuelae window:
- a CDS encoding DUF6233 domain-containing protein codes for MPRDQAVRALAEGVGACSHCRPDTALGVLE; via the coding sequence ATTCCACGCGACCAAGCCGTCCGAGCCCTCGCCGAAGGCGTCGGAGCCTGCAGCCACTGTCGCCCAGACACCGCACTCGGCGTGCTCGAATGA